A region of Patescibacteria group bacterium DNA encodes the following proteins:
- the serS gene encoding serine--tRNA ligase has translation MLDIKFIRENPEAVRTGAKAKNIDVDVDAILKLDAERRTLIGESETIKAQQNRESEALAKEKDVEVKKAKAVGLKKLKDQFKEIEARLETAAAELDKLLRLIPNLPRPDVVIAKDDSENYSIRTVGQTTSFGFKPRDYMTLGEELDLIDTERAAKVAAARFGFLKNEAVLLEFALIQYAWNILLAEKFVPLVTPVMINEKSLGAMGYLERGRDEIYHLEKDDLFLIGTSEHVIGPMHADEIFMETELPKRYAAFSTCFRREAGSYGKDVRGILRVHQFDKIEMFSFTLPEHSDAEHEFLLSIEERLMKGLGLPYRVLGIVSGDLGDPAARKFDIETWIPSQNTYRETHSTSTCTDWQARRLNIRVKRKSGELQFAHTLNGTAFAIGRMLIAIMENFQQEDGSIAIPPALVPYMGGRTVIGAK, from the coding sequence ATGCTCGACATCAAATTCATTCGCGAAAATCCGGAAGCCGTGAGGACTGGCGCCAAGGCTAAGAATATCGACGTTGACGTGGACGCCATCCTTAAATTGGACGCCGAACGCCGAACGCTCATCGGCGAATCCGAGACGATCAAGGCCCAGCAGAACCGCGAATCCGAGGCGCTGGCCAAAGAAAAGGATGTCGAGGTCAAGAAAGCCAAAGCCGTCGGACTCAAGAAACTCAAGGACCAATTCAAGGAGATCGAAGCCCGGCTCGAGACCGCGGCCGCCGAACTCGACAAACTGCTCCGCCTCATCCCGAATCTGCCGCGGCCGGACGTCGTCATTGCCAAGGACGATTCCGAGAACTACAGCATCCGCACCGTCGGCCAGACCACCAGCTTCGGTTTCAAGCCGCGCGACTACATGACGCTCGGCGAGGAACTCGACCTCATCGACACCGAACGCGCCGCCAAGGTCGCCGCCGCCCGCTTCGGTTTCCTGAAGAACGAGGCGGTGCTGCTCGAGTTCGCGCTCATCCAGTACGCCTGGAACATCCTGCTCGCCGAAAAATTCGTCCCGCTCGTGACCCCGGTCATGATCAACGAAAAATCGCTCGGCGCCATGGGCTACCTCGAACGCGGCCGCGACGAGATCTACCATCTGGAAAAAGACGACCTCTTCCTCATCGGCACCTCGGAACATGTCATCGGTCCGATGCATGCCGACGAGATCTTCATGGAGACCGAACTCCCGAAGCGCTACGCCGCTTTCTCGACCTGCTTCCGCCGCGAGGCCGGCTCTTATGGCAAAGACGTCCGCGGCATCCTGCGCGTCCACCAGTTCGACAAGATCGAGATGTTCTCCTTCACGCTGCCGGAGCACTCCGACGCCGAACATGAATTCCTACTCTCTATCGAGGAGCGCCTGATGAAAGGCCTCGGCCTCCCGTACCGCGTGCTCGGCATCGTCTCGGGCGACCTCGGCGACCCGGCCGCGCGCAAGTTCGACATCGAGACCTGGATCCCGTCGCAAAACACCTATCGCGAGACGCACTCCACCTCGACCTGCACCGACTGGCAGGCGCGCCGTCTGAACATCCGCGTCAAACGCAAGAGCGGGGAACTGCAATTCGCCCACACCTTGAACGGCACCGCTTTCGCCATCGGCCGCATGCTCATCGCCATCATGGAGAACTTCCAGCAGGAGGACGGCTCCATCGCGATCCCGCCGGCGCTCGTCCCGTACATGGGCGGCCGCACGGTCATCGGCGCGAAATGA
- the mreC gene encoding rod shape-determining protein MreC, with translation MRRPTNNRNRNKLWLLLAAGALLFALYGLGWLDGAIGTTSKLLSVPANAVRSASTGWLGSLRSSADDAALTRTATPEELEALQLELSRLRTAAEEARELREALDYRDGAAAELLAARVIYEHDDGFTRYLVIDRGSDHDLRNGQAVVTHDGILVGKIAAVRRATALVLPLTASQSRVAVAIQNTANTLGVLEGDRGLGLAINLIPDTEKVLPGDTIVTSGLESGIRRGLLVGTVERVSRNAQDPFQSAEIAPVRAALHPLIVQVELDAAE, from the coding sequence ATGAGAAGGCCCACCAACAACCGCAACCGGAACAAGCTCTGGCTGTTGCTCGCCGCCGGCGCGCTGCTTTTCGCTTTGTACGGCCTGGGCTGGCTTGACGGCGCTATCGGAACAACCTCGAAACTTTTGTCCGTCCCGGCCAACGCCGTGCGTTCCGCTTCGACCGGCTGGCTCGGTTCCCTGCGTTCGTCGGCCGATGATGCCGCGCTGACCCGGACCGCGACGCCGGAAGAACTCGAGGCCTTGCAGCTTGAACTCTCGCGCCTCCGGACCGCTGCCGAAGAAGCTCGGGAATTGCGCGAGGCCCTGGATTACCGCGATGGCGCCGCCGCCGAACTGCTCGCTGCCCGGGTCATCTATGAACATGACGACGGCTTCACCCGCTACCTGGTCATCGATCGCGGCTCGGATCACGACCTCAGAAACGGCCAGGCGGTCGTGACGCATGACGGGATCCTCGTCGGCAAGATCGCCGCCGTCCGCCGCGCCACCGCGCTCGTCCTGCCGCTCACCGCGAGCCAGAGCCGGGTCGCCGTCGCGATCCAGAATACCGCGAACACTCTCGGCGTCCTCGAAGGCGACCGCGGACTCGGACTCGCTATCAATCTGATCCCGGACACCGAAAAGGTCCTGCCGGGCGACACAATCGTGACCTCGGGCCTCGAGTCCGGCATCCGCCGCGGCCTGCTGGTCGGCACCGTCGAACGCGTGAGCCGCAACGCCCAAGATCCGTTCCAGTCCGCCGAGATCGCGCCGGTCCGCGCTGCTCTGCATCCGCTCATTGTCCAGGTCGAGCTGGACGCGGCCGAGTGA
- the greA gene encoding transcription elongation factor GreA: protein MNGPLYVSKAKLEAMKLELHFLKTEKRQEIAARIEKAKELGDLSENADYTEAKEEYSFTEGHIIDLADQIMRAEIIEVTKKDVVSIGARVKVNVNGKEKDLTIVGSTEASPLQGLISNESPIGKALIGKRAGDEVEVAAPSGPVRYRIISIG, encoded by the coding sequence ATGAACGGACCATTGTACGTGTCGAAGGCAAAACTGGAAGCGATGAAACTGGAACTGCACTTTCTCAAGACCGAGAAACGGCAGGAGATCGCGGCTCGCATCGAGAAAGCCAAGGAGCTTGGCGACCTCAGCGAGAATGCTGATTACACGGAGGCCAAGGAAGAATACAGTTTCACCGAGGGCCATATCATCGACCTTGCGGATCAGATCATGCGCGCCGAGATCATTGAAGTGACCAAAAAAGATGTCGTGAGCATTGGCGCCCGGGTCAAAGTGAACGTGAATGGCAAAGAGAAGGATCTCACCATCGTCGGCTCGACCGAAGCTTCGCCGCTCCAAGGTCTCATCTCCAATGAATCGCCGATCGGCAAGGCGCTCATCGGCAAACGCGCCGGCGACGAGGTCGAAGTGGCGGCGCCATCCGGACCGGTCAGATATCGCATCATTTCCATCGGCTAG
- the mrdA gene encoding penicillin-binding protein 2: MNFFGSNMPQPQINNPFPDYETGASLNLTGAGSKTAIDDMPTDVSAGSSDELAITGNYLGLTVPPRKILLIFMILLASLAAIVLRSAQLQLASGAKYRERAEGNRIRTEWSAAERGIIYDRNGSPLVKNVPDLSVTITPADLPADQEARRDLVLQLAEILGIGPVEIEERLAERGASSLGQVVIAEHLTHEQAVKIEIEAGSQPALQLKIGTRRDYLAATGASSLAHVLGYQGRPTTAELSSQTGAFTPDLVGKSGLERSYDAVMSGQPSRRTIEVDALRRSREVVAEDAGAPGSNLVLSLDLEVQREAENILVSEMKAWHKTRGSLIALDPRTGELLALVSLPAFDNNKFASGISTEDYRALAGDTDNPMFSRAIAASLPSGSVFKLVIAAAALEEKLITANTTVLSTGGIRIDKWYFPDWKAGGHGPTNVAKALAESVNTFFYAIGGGYDRIEGLGVNRINAYARRFGLGDRLGLDLAGEGDGFLPTKEWKETVKGEQWYIGDTYHLAIGQGDILVTPLQITAMTSVFANGGKLFQPRLVNAVTSSDGTRQVVEPKLLNAQVVSPQTINIVRRGLRQAVTTGSARSLAALPVAVAAKTGTAQWSQTKNTHAWFTSFAPYENPEIVVTVIVEEGGEGSQIGAAVARRFYEWYFSRK; encoded by the coding sequence ATGAACTTCTTCGGATCCAACATGCCACAGCCGCAGATCAACAATCCGTTCCCGGACTACGAGACCGGAGCGTCCTTGAATTTGACCGGAGCCGGCAGCAAGACCGCAATTGATGATATGCCGACCGACGTCAGCGCCGGCTCCAGCGACGAGCTCGCCATAACCGGCAATTATCTAGGGCTTACCGTGCCGCCACGAAAGATCCTGCTGATCTTTATGATCCTGCTCGCCAGCCTCGCGGCTATCGTGCTCCGGTCGGCGCAGCTCCAACTCGCCAGCGGCGCGAAGTACCGCGAACGCGCCGAAGGCAACCGCATCCGCACCGAATGGTCGGCGGCGGAGCGGGGGATCATCTACGACCGCAACGGCTCGCCGCTCGTCAAGAACGTTCCGGATCTGTCCGTGACCATCACTCCGGCCGACCTGCCGGCCGACCAGGAAGCCAGGCGCGACCTGGTCCTTCAACTGGCGGAAATCCTGGGGATCGGCCCGGTCGAAATCGAGGAACGGCTCGCCGAACGCGGCGCTTCGTCGCTGGGCCAAGTCGTGATCGCCGAGCATCTAACGCACGAACAAGCGGTTAAGATCGAGATCGAGGCCGGCTCTCAACCCGCCCTGCAGCTCAAGATTGGCACGCGGCGCGATTACCTGGCGGCGACCGGCGCTTCATCACTGGCGCACGTTCTCGGCTATCAGGGGCGGCCGACGACTGCCGAATTAAGCTCCCAGACCGGCGCTTTCACTCCTGATCTGGTGGGCAAAAGCGGCCTAGAGAGATCCTATGACGCGGTCATGAGCGGTCAGCCGTCCCGACGGACGATCGAGGTGGATGCTCTGCGCCGCTCGCGCGAAGTGGTCGCGGAAGACGCCGGCGCTCCGGGCAGCAATCTGGTGCTCTCGCTCGATCTCGAGGTTCAGCGGGAAGCCGAGAACATCCTCGTCTCCGAGATGAAAGCCTGGCACAAGACCCGCGGCAGCCTGATCGCGCTCGATCCGCGCACCGGCGAACTCCTGGCGCTCGTCAGCCTCCCGGCTTTCGACAACAACAAGTTTGCGAGCGGCATCTCGACCGAAGACTACCGCGCTCTGGCCGGCGACACCGACAATCCGATGTTCAGCCGTGCCATCGCCGCGTCCCTGCCGTCAGGTTCGGTCTTCAAACTGGTCATCGCCGCGGCCGCTCTCGAAGAGAAACTCATCACCGCCAACACGACCGTGCTGTCGACCGGCGGCATCCGCATCGACAAATGGTATTTTCCGGACTGGAAAGCCGGCGGCCACGGACCGACCAACGTCGCCAAGGCGCTCGCCGAATCGGTCAACACTTTCTTCTATGCCATCGGCGGCGGCTACGACCGAATCGAAGGCCTCGGCGTCAATCGCATCAACGCTTACGCCCGGCGTTTCGGCCTCGGCGACCGGCTGGGACTCGACCTCGCCGGCGAAGGCGACGGCTTCCTGCCGACCAAGGAATGGAAAGAGACGGTCAAGGGCGAACAGTGGTACATCGGCGATACCTATCATCTCGCCATCGGCCAGGGCGACATCCTCGTGACGCCGCTGCAGATCACCGCCATGACTTCGGTCTTTGCGAACGGCGGCAAGCTTTTCCAGCCGCGCCTCGTGAACGCCGTGACCTCGAGCGACGGCACGCGCCAGGTCGTCGAACCTAAACTGCTCAACGCCCAAGTGGTCAGCCCCCAGACGATCAACATCGTCCGCCGCGGCCTCCGGCAAGCGGTCACGACCGGATCCGCCCGCTCGCTCGCCGCGCTGCCTGTGGCCGTCGCGGCCAAGACTGGCACGGCCCAATGGAGCCAGACCAAGAATACCCACGCCTGGTTCACGTCCTTCGCGCCTTACGAAAATCCGGAGATCGTCGTGACCGTGATCGTCGAAGAGGGCGGCGAAGGTTCGCAAATAGGCGCGGCCGTGGCCCGGCGCTTTTACGAGTGGTATTTCAGCAGGAAGTGA
- the lysS gene encoding lysine--tRNA ligase gives MDQNPLEESAVRLEKMRNMIAAGVDPYPAISKRSHAIAQVLSDFEALASAGTPIAVVGRLRAVRGHGGACFADLEDGTGKIQLHLKRDLLGASVFDFFQANVDHGDFIGVEGKAFLTKRGERSVEATALTILAKALRPLPDKWHGLSDTEIRYRKRYLDLVANPEVRAIFVKRSAIVSTIREFFTREGFMEVETPILQPLAGGATAEPFITHHNALDTDLYLRIAPELYLKRLIVGGYERVFEIARCFRNEGIDHLHNPEFTQIEFYQAYADYNDLMKLTERLLPQIVDRACGKLQVEHDGQVIDFTPPYPRLTFRDALIKFGGPDLEKYPDRHSLADVAAQCGVKVEDSDGRGKLMDNLYKKFVRPKIVNPTFITNHPLELSPLAKKMPSDGRYVERFQLVLGQGTELCNAFSELNDPIDQRARFMEQEKAREAGDAEAQRLDEDYIEALEVGMPPTAGFGMGIDRLAALLAGSHNLKEVILFPTLRPEEKD, from the coding sequence ATGGATCAAAATCCTCTCGAGGAATCAGCCGTCCGGCTCGAAAAGATGCGCAACATGATCGCTGCGGGCGTGGACCCGTATCCGGCGATCTCGAAACGTTCGCACGCCATCGCCCAGGTCCTGTCCGATTTTGAAGCGCTCGCTTCCGCCGGCACGCCGATTGCGGTCGTGGGACGCCTTCGCGCGGTCCGCGGCCATGGCGGCGCCTGTTTCGCCGACCTTGAGGACGGTACCGGCAAGATCCAGCTGCACCTGAAGCGCGACCTTTTAGGCGCGTCGGTCTTTGATTTTTTCCAGGCCAACGTCGACCACGGCGATTTCATCGGCGTCGAGGGCAAAGCCTTCCTGACCAAAAGAGGGGAGCGCTCCGTCGAAGCGACGGCCCTCACGATCCTCGCCAAGGCCCTGCGCCCGCTGCCGGACAAGTGGCATGGTCTCTCGGACACCGAGATCCGCTACCGCAAGCGCTATCTCGACCTCGTCGCCAATCCCGAGGTCCGCGCCATTTTCGTGAAACGCAGCGCCATCGTGAGCACTATCCGCGAATTCTTCACGCGGGAAGGCTTCATGGAAGTGGAGACGCCGATCCTGCAGCCTTTGGCCGGCGGCGCCACGGCGGAACCGTTCATCACGCATCACAACGCCCTAGATACGGACCTATACCTCCGCATCGCGCCGGAACTCTATCTCAAGCGCCTGATCGTCGGCGGCTACGAGCGCGTCTTCGAGATCGCCCGCTGCTTCCGCAACGAAGGCATCGACCACCTGCACAATCCCGAATTCACCCAGATCGAATTCTACCAGGCCTACGCCGACTACAACGACCTGATGAAGCTCACGGAGCGGCTGCTGCCACAGATCGTCGACCGAGCCTGCGGCAAGCTACAGGTCGAGCATGACGGGCAGGTCATTGATTTCACGCCGCCGTATCCACGCCTCACGTTCCGCGACGCGCTCATCAAGTTCGGCGGACCGGATCTGGAAAAATATCCCGATCGCCATTCGCTTGCGGACGTCGCCGCCCAGTGCGGCGTCAAAGTCGAGGATTCCGACGGCCGCGGCAAGCTCATGGATAACCTTTACAAGAAATTCGTCCGCCCGAAGATCGTCAACCCGACCTTCATCACCAACCACCCGCTCGAACTCTCGCCGCTCGCGAAAAAGATGCCGTCGGATGGCCGCTACGTCGAACGCTTCCAGCTCGTCCTCGGACAGGGGACTGAGCTCTGCAACGCTTTCTCCGAGTTGAACGATCCGATCGACCAGCGGGCGCGCTTCATGGAGCAAGAAAAGGCCCGCGAGGCCGGAGACGCCGAGGCGCAGCGGCTGGATGAAGATTACATCGAGGCCCTGGAGGTCGGCATGCCGCCCACCGCGGGCTTCGGCATGGGCATCGACCGCCTGGCCGCGCTGCTCGCCGGCTCGCACAACCTCAAAGAAGTCATCCTGTTCCCGACGCTACGGCCGGAGGAAAAAGACTAG
- a CDS encoding rod shape-determining protein, with protein sequence MFNSFFGKFSTDLGIDLGTANTLVYCKDKGIVANEPSVVAVNTRTGQILAVGNAAKDMIGKTPAHIATVKPLVAGIISDFEVTEKMLRYFIEKINSNSFLFAPRPRIIIGVPLDLTEVERKAVEDAALNAGAREVFLVEEPMAAAIGARLPITEPVGNMVIDIGGGTTEIAVISLGGVVTWKSLPIAGEVLNKNIVQYARENFNLLLGEKVAENIKMKIGSAADTGEPMQMEMRGRDMITGLPREIIVTDEQIREALAKSVRTMVENIKSTLEVTPPELVADIYERGIVMTGGGALLRALDSVISKAAEIPVRVADDPLTCVVRGTGILLDNPELLRDIALPSSQEAENNKR encoded by the coding sequence ATGTTCAACAGTTTTTTCGGAAAATTCTCGACTGACCTGGGCATCGACCTCGGAACCGCCAACACTCTCGTCTATTGCAAGGACAAGGGCATCGTTGCCAATGAACCGTCGGTCGTCGCCGTGAACACCCGGACCGGACAGATCCTCGCGGTCGGCAACGCCGCCAAGGACATGATCGGTAAGACGCCAGCGCATATCGCGACCGTGAAACCGCTCGTCGCTGGCATCATCTCCGACTTCGAGGTCACGGAAAAAATGCTGCGTTACTTCATCGAGAAGATCAACTCGAATTCCTTCCTATTCGCGCCGCGGCCGCGCATCATCATTGGCGTGCCGCTCGATCTCACCGAAGTCGAACGCAAAGCCGTCGAGGACGCGGCGCTCAACGCCGGCGCCCGCGAGGTCTTTCTCGTCGAGGAACCCATGGCCGCCGCCATCGGAGCACGTCTCCCGATCACGGAACCGGTCGGCAATATGGTCATCGACATCGGCGGCGGCACCACCGAGATCGCCGTGATCTCGCTCGGCGGCGTCGTCACCTGGAAGTCCCTGCCGATCGCCGGCGAGGTCCTGAACAAGAACATCGTCCAGTACGCCCGCGAGAATTTCAACCTGCTCCTCGGCGAAAAAGTGGCGGAGAACATCAAGATGAAGATCGGTTCGGCCGCCGACACCGGCGAGCCCATGCAGATGGAGATGCGCGGCCGCGACATGATCACCGGCCTGCCGCGCGAGATCATCGTCACCGACGAACAGATCCGCGAAGCGCTCGCCAAATCGGTGCGGACCATGGTCGAGAACATCAAATCCACGCTCGAGGTCACGCCGCCGGAACTGGTCGCGGACATCTACGAGCGGGGGATCGTCATGACCGGCGGCGGCGCGCTGCTCCGGGCGCTCGACTCGGTCATCTCCAAGGCCGCCGAGATTCCGGTCCGGGTCGCCGACGATCCGCTGACTTGCGTCGTGCGCGGCACCGGCATCCTGCTCGACAATCCTGAACTGCTCCGGGATATCGCGCTACCATCCTCGCAGGAAGCCGAGAACAACAAACGCTAG